GAGCAATCACTGCTAAAGTTAAAGAATGTATAGAAAAAGATCCGGGTGCTTTAGAAGAGGATGCTTTGCTAATTAATTTAGATGAAAAAAGCAGTAAAGAAAGTGCAAAATTGAATGTATCTTCTAGAAATGAAGATGTAGAAATAGATGCCGAAGCATAATTTATTTTTTTATGTATTTTGTGATTGTAAAAAAGTTTAGGCTTAAAAATAAAAATTTATTATTTATTTATAAATAAAATAATTAAAAATAAATTTAAACCTATAAAATTTTACAGTCCCTTTATTTTTTATATTTTTTAGTAGTTTTAACTATCCCTATTTTTTTAGTAGTTTTAACTATCCCTATTTTTTTAGTAGTTTTAACTATCCCTATTTTACATGGTTTTTTCTTTTTTTAGTATTTTTAGCTATCCCTATTTTTTATAACTAATAAAATGATTTAAATGAGGTATTTTGGGAATATATTACTTTTTACTTTTATTTTTTTATAACATTTATAGATTTATTAGAAATGGTATTAACTTGATTTTCCATTTTTTCTTTTTGGTCTCCAGTTAACCCTTCAAAGAGAATTTTATCGAATTCTTCAAATATTTTCATACATTTTTCAAATGTTTTCACTCCTTTTTCTGTTAAATGTAAATTACGGCGAGCATTATTCTCTTTGTCAATGGTTTTATAGACTAATTCCTTTTCTTCCAATTTTTTAAAAGTTTTTGTAATATTTGCTTCTGAAACATTTAATCCATTTGCAATTTTTCTTTGGCTAATTCCATCTTTATAATAAATCCTTGATAAAAACATGGCTTCTGCAGGATTAATGTTTAGATTTTTACTTTTACTTTTAAAAAAATCTTCAAATCCCTTTCTCATATTATACCAAGAATTTAAAAAACTTTTTTCATGATTAAAAACGGAATCTTTTTTCATATTATGCCTCCTACTATTGTATTTATATATTAAGTTTTTAATATATATAAATTTATTGATGAATTTGAATATATACATAATTAAATGGAGATTTCATACTTTAATGTATAATTTTATTCATTTTTAATAATTATTTATTTTAAATAAATTTTATTATATTACAATTTTGTTTACTTATTATTGATATATTCATTGATTATTATTAGATTTTTATATCTTGTTTATTAATTTATTTAGTAATTTTTTATTTTTTTAATTATCATTAACTTAATTAAGCATGAATCGATTTTAAGAATATCTTTAAATATTTGATTTTAGAATATTATGGAGCTTTTATTATTTTAAATTGGAATTATTAAATCAGTAAAGATTTAATGATAAAATATATTTAACTTGTAAATCTAATTATAATTAATTATTTTTTTATTTTATTAATTGGGGTATTTTCATGGATAGGAATAAAATAATAGTAAAAACTAGTGTTATTGG
This sequence is a window from Methanobrevibacter olleyae. Protein-coding genes within it:
- a CDS encoding MarR family transcriptional regulator — encoded protein: MKKDSVFNHEKSFLNSWYNMRKGFEDFFKSKSKNLNINPAEAMFLSRIYYKDGISQRKIANGLNVSEANITKTFKKLEEKELVYKTIDKENNARRNLHLTEKGVKTFEKCMKIFEEFDKILFEGLTGDQKEKMENQVNTISNKSINVIKK